The genomic window ATAATTTTTCGAATTATACCTATGACATTCTATTTCGTTTAGTTAAATATTTTTAAACACGGGTTAAGAGTAATTTAATGTGTGGTTATTATTTTTTCATTTTCCATGAGCCACGACTGTCTTGATAAAAATGCCCTGATTGTGTTTTTTCTATTGCCTTATGGTATGCCCGTAATTTTATAGTATTAAGTGATACTGAATGTGATTGGCTGATAGCTTGATATGTTTTTTGGCGATGGTTGTTTACAGAGATTATAAGCTGATTAATAGTCGTATTATTGTTTGGTTTAATCGCGGCAATTAAGCCATTATTAGCTTCACCTACAAGCCCTTGTTGTTTCGCTTGTTGTAATGTAATTGCTAATGCTGAAGGTGAAAATAAACAGAGTAATAGCCCATAACTAAGGAGTCTTTTTTTTAGGATTATAGCTTTCATAGGACGATAACCTTAATGGCGAGTTGTTATGATGATTAAAATACAGTTTTGTTATCAAATAACTGTTCTATATCGTTATCAACCTTTATTTTAATTTCATGTTCAATTTTAACATTAAGATTAATCTCAATCGGTTTATCTGATGTCGCAACTTGTATGGTTGGTGTGCACCCTTTGAGTAAGAGTATAGCAACGAAAAAGATGCCGCTATAACAACCTGATAGTGAGAGTGCTTGTTGTAACCTATTCATATTAATAACCTTAAATACTATTGGTGGTTAAAATACTCACTAATTTTTCTTTCGATATTGGATGCATTGAGTATGTTTATTGTTTTGATAATCTCAAGCACATTATCTTCAATCATTACGTTTATATTGATTGGGCGGCCGTACTGAAAATCAGGATTATATCCCTTGAAATGAGATTGAGTTTTTAACACGCCATCTTTAGCATAGTTAACTTTCATGGCTAAAGTATGATAATGATAATTTTTAAGTATCTCACTTACCATTAATGGGCTTTGATGATCTGTCGCTTTGATATTTTTATCAAGCATCGATCCTGCGATGTAACGTAGGATACCCCCTGGATGGCGAGAATGAAGCACACCATCTTGAATTGCTATTTTTCCATTAACAATAGCAATGGGAATCGTACCATCAAGGATCCCAGTAAATTCAATGCCATCAAGATCAATGAGATTGACGATTTCATTGATTTTAATACCAAAAACGGTAATTGGAATGAATGCAGATGTAGGTAAATGAGTAAGGTTAATACGATGAGCACTTAAACTGCCACCTAATACATAAGTGGCCATTCGATGTAATGTGTAGTGGTTTGTTTGAGTATTCACATCCATGATCAAACTGGGTTTAGTCAATGTTATTCCAGCATTAAGCTGGTGGGCAAATAAAGCAATAGGATGCAGTGTACGGATCCCTTTAGGAGAAAACGCGAGCGAGGCTCTACTATCTAGCTGCATAATATCAATATTATCATAATTGCCAGAAAGCTGATCGGTAGAGATGTTCGTGGTTCCTGTTAATTGATTATCATGGTCAATAACGAATGCGGCACTGATAGTAATGCTGCCGTCAGTTATATCAAATGGCAAAGGCAGTTCTGGAAAGTAATGCTTTTTTAGGTGACGAGTGTTAGTGAAGGTTATTGTGTTACGGTGTAATTTTACATGGGTCTTTTGGGTTGCTAAATCAGTCTTAAGGCTGAGCTTTACTAAAATATCATCGTGACGGTTAGTTAATGTGGCTTTCGCTTGTAGTTTTTGGGACGTTACATTGAATTGCCCCTCAAGGTTGGCTGATGGAAAGCGTTGTTTATCGTTACGCTGAGCATCGTCGATTGTGATATTAAACTGACTTGAGAATATTAATGGTGTAATAGATGTTGCTTGAGAAGCGTTATTGAATAATATCTCATGACGTAATAATAACTTATTGACGGCAATGTTTAGTTTGGCACGATAGTCTGCTTTTAGTGCTATTTTCTCTGGCTGGTGGCGTGTCGATAATTGAGCACTTAATTGTGCTTGAGTGTTTTTAGGTTGATAAACCATTAAGTTTAAGCGGTCTTCTTTTTTCTCAATAATGCCCATTAATTGATTTATATTGAAATCAATATTGCTGATCTTATTGTTGGTTAAGGTAGGACTGCCATGGAAAAACAGTGTATTTGCTTGAAAGTGTGCCTGTTGTAGTTGGGTAATTAAATAATTATTAGCCCATGTCGCTTTTATGTTTGAGTTAAAACTTACGCTGTCAATTTTACTCTTGATGACCGGTTGCAATGTATTGATATTAGCCTTGATATTGGCGTTAATATGGCATTGAAGGTTGGGATATAAACAATTGAGTTCATCAATAAAAAAATTAAATTCAGAGTTTGTATTCGCATTTTTAAAACTGATCGTCTCATCCTTATCACTGAGAGCCATTTTCAATAATGTGTTTTGATAACTGAGGTTGAAGTTTATTTTACCGTCACTGTTCATTTGAATATTAGCAATATGCTTTGGCGTATGATGTTGATGAGGATTTTTATATTTAGCCTTAAAAAAAGGGGCTTCAAAGGCGTATTTATTCAGCTCAATAGTAAAAGAGGGGGGTAATTCAATACCTATTAAGTAATGAGCATCTACAATTTTATTATTCATCACCATTTGGTTTGCAGTCGTTGATTCATTGCTCAGCACTTGTTTAGCATAAAAGCGTAAAGGTCCCTTTATTTGAGCATTAGGAACATCTTTAAGCCCTAAACGATCGGTAAATTCTTTAGTATTTTTAAAGTTAGCATTGCAATTTAAATATTGTGGTAATGGTTGATGGAAAATTATTTTAATATCGCAGTTAAGATTATTACCATCACTACGAGTCATAATAGTATGAGCCCGCGCATTTGTTTTTGAAAGGTGATAGATATTAACATCAAGTTGATATGGATTAGGGGCCAGCGCGTTTCCTTTTATAATAAATCTCGCTTTAGTTTTATTGTCTGTTGCAATATTTAAATTTTTAGCCTGCTGTTCTATTTTCTTCCTTGCTTTTTCAGTTGCTATTTTGTGGTGTGGTTTTGTGTGCTCAAGATCTACTGGCGGTGTTGTGATGGTGTTTAGTGGCGTTTTTAAAATCACTTTAGCATCAATTAATAAGTCGCCGTAAGTGAGTGATTTTAGTTTAAGCTTTTTTATCGGTAGGCGAGCAAGGTTAGCAATGGTTTGTCCTAGATGGAATCCTTTATTATCGATGTCAGTACGATTCACGAAGTCAGGTAAATATCTTGGTTGTTCCAGTTTGACGGTATTAGCCGTTAGTTTCATGGTTGGTAAACTGTTTTTAAGATCAAACGCTAAGGATAATTTAGTAATGACTTGTTCAGATAAGGTGCTATTAAGTGTTTTCCATTGAGGATGAAGCGATGCAATAGTAACAGAGATTGGGGTTTGCTTATCTTGCCAAGCAATAGAAAAGTGACTGTTAACAAACCGTATTGGGTAATGCGGCGAGGGTTGATCATGTGGAAAAAAGACGTTTAATTTACCTTTATTTGAATGCCCTGAGATCACCAAATGGGGTGTATTGGTAATGGTAACATCAACCTGCTCTATAATTTGTGTCGCTGCTGATTCTTTACCATCGCTGTGTGCAGCAGAGGCTGTTACTTTACGTGCTCTAGCATTAATTGTTAATGGGGATGAGAAATCAACAAACCTAAAAGTAGCATCAAAGAAGTGAATATAGCGTAGATAAATACCTTGTGTTGCTAATAGGGTTGTTATTTTAGGGGCTAACTCAATGTCGTATTTTTTAGCAAACAGTCGATAGCTTCCAGTATCTAGCTGGTTGTCAGGATCAATCTGGTGCTGCAAAGAGAGCTGATGAAAAGTGACATGGTAATTAAAAAGACGTAATGAAATTTGTTCTGCTTGTATACCATTATCATAATGTAGTCCTTTCACTCCAGTGATTGTTACACCATGGATATTAAGCCATATTAATCCCACTATAGGTATTAGAAATACGAACCCCAATAACGATAAACCGACTTTGGTACTGTTACTACGTAATCGCGATTTTTTAGCTTTTGCGGGTGGTAATGGCTCGATCTTGCCTGTGGTTGATTTCACAACGATAGTTTACCTATTGATAACAGAATAAGTTAAGTTCAGTAATAAACCATGCATTTAAAGGATAAACACAAATCTCATCTTTAAACATATACCAGATTTTATTATTCGTGGATTATAACTATCAATAATTTTATATAATTACGCGTAAAACTGATTAAGTATGCGTATCGTTGCGAAATTTACGGTGTTACATCTTTTGTTTTGAATTTATATTCACTTTATTGTTTTTTAATCGCTTAAATAATAAAGCCAACCTTGTTCTGTGGTTGAGTAAATATCATTACATTGGCGTTGTTGCTGCTGACGTTGTGCGAGGGGGTATGAGTCAAATAGGTGTTGGTAACGGGTGGGATTGCTGCCGTATACTAAACACAAAATATGCTGATAACGCTGCTGGCTAAGGCTATGCTGCTGAATAAAATGGTTATCACTTAAAGGGGTACCATTTAGTTTACTCGCACTAAACAGTTGATAACTATTAATGGCAATTTCATCGCCTCGCTCAATATCATTCAATAGTAATACCGTCACGAAGTTATCAACCATGGTTTCATTATTGCCTAATATGGGGATTGCACGATCAAGAATATAAGCATGGCCGATCTCATGCAGTAATGTTAGCAAGAGTGCATCCGTTGTTGCTTGATAACGTTGTTGTTGGGTCGTATAAGCGCCTGTTTTTGTTATATGTTGTAAGAGCTGAGTAATATATTGATAGGGGATTTGGATTTCTTGTTGGGATGAATTGAAATTAGGGCCTTTAGTGCATCCAAAAACGATCTCTAAGCTGGGGGCGAAAATATAGCGAGTTTGGCTTAGCTGCTTAATGGTTGCAAGAATCGATGAGTGTTGAACAATGTCTTTTGCTTGCTGCTGTTGTGTGTTAATTGGCGTAATGAAAACAAAATTCACGGTAGGAACAGGATCTAATGCTAAACCATAACTGCCACCTGTAGGTTGTTCTGTACCAGCATAACTAAAGCAAGAGATTGTCAGCCAAAGGAGGCTATATATAAGTCTTCTTATTAATAATGATAAATGTGAAGAGATTGCATCAATAGCCTGAT from Photobacterium toruni includes these protein-coding regions:
- a CDS encoding YnbE family lipoprotein, translated to MNRLQQALSLSGCYSGIFFVAILLLKGCTPTIQVATSDKPIEINLNVKIEHEIKIKVDNDIEQLFDNKTVF
- a CDS encoding DUF4344 domain-containing metallopeptidase, with the translated sequence MHRYYFTFNQAIDAISSHLSLLIRRLIYSLLWLTISCFSYAGTEQPTGGSYGLALDPVPTVNFVFITPINTQQQQAKDIVQHSSILATIKQLSQTRYIFAPSLEIVFGCTKGPNFNSSQQEIQIPYQYITQLLQHITKTGAYTTQQQRYQATTDALLLTLLHEIGHAYILDRAIPILGNNETMVDNFVTVLLLNDIERGDEIAINSYQLFSASKLNGTPLSDNHFIQQHSLSQQRYQHILCLVYGSNPTRYQHLFDSYPLAQRQQQQRQCNDIYSTTEQGWLYYLSD
- a CDS encoding YdbL family protein; this encodes MKAIILKKRLLSYGLLLCLFSPSALAITLQQAKQQGLVGEANNGLIAAIKPNNNTTINQLIISVNNHRQKTYQAISQSHSVSLNTIKLRAYHKAIEKTQSGHFYQDSRGSWKMKK
- a CDS encoding intermembrane phospholipid transport protein YdbH family protein — its product is MKSTTGKIEPLPPAKAKKSRLRSNSTKVGLSLLGFVFLIPIVGLIWLNIHGVTITGVKGLHYDNGIQAEQISLRLFNYHVTFHQLSLQHQIDPDNQLDTGSYRLFAKKYDIELAPKITTLLATQGIYLRYIHFFDATFRFVDFSSPLTINARARKVTASAAHSDGKESAATQIIEQVDVTITNTPHLVISGHSNKGKLNVFFPHDQPSPHYPIRFVNSHFSIAWQDKQTPISVTIASLHPQWKTLNSTLSEQVITKLSLAFDLKNSLPTMKLTANTVKLEQPRYLPDFVNRTDIDNKGFHLGQTIANLARLPIKKLKLKSLTYGDLLIDAKVILKTPLNTITTPPVDLEHTKPHHKIATEKARKKIEQQAKNLNIATDNKTKARFIIKGNALAPNPYQLDVNIYHLSKTNARAHTIMTRSDGNNLNCDIKIIFHQPLPQYLNCNANFKNTKEFTDRLGLKDVPNAQIKGPLRFYAKQVLSNESTTANQMVMNNKIVDAHYLIGIELPPSFTIELNKYAFEAPFFKAKYKNPHQHHTPKHIANIQMNSDGKINFNLSYQNTLLKMALSDKDETISFKNANTNSEFNFFIDELNCLYPNLQCHINANIKANINTLQPVIKSKIDSVSFNSNIKATWANNYLITQLQQAHFQANTLFFHGSPTLTNNKISNIDFNINQLMGIIEKKEDRLNLMVYQPKNTQAQLSAQLSTRHQPEKIALKADYRAKLNIAVNKLLLRHEILFNNASQATSITPLIFSSQFNITIDDAQRNDKQRFPSANLEGQFNVTSQKLQAKATLTNRHDDILVKLSLKTDLATQKTHVKLHRNTITFTNTRHLKKHYFPELPLPFDITDGSITISAAFVIDHDNQLTGTTNISTDQLSGNYDNIDIMQLDSRASLAFSPKGIRTLHPIALFAHQLNAGITLTKPSLIMDVNTQTNHYTLHRMATYVLGGSLSAHRINLTHLPTSAFIPITVFGIKINEIVNLIDLDGIEFTGILDGTIPIAIVNGKIAIQDGVLHSRHPGGILRYIAGSMLDKNIKATDHQSPLMVSEILKNYHYHTLAMKVNYAKDGVLKTQSHFKGYNPDFQYGRPININVMIEDNVLEIIKTINILNASNIERKISEYFNHQ